ATGCTGCATGCAAAAACCGATTTCCCGGATGGTGTTTCCCACTATACAGCTGGCTGGCGGTCAGTTGGAGCCTCTCTGTCAGATGTTGCCGCCATGGGGGCAACAGGGAAGGGGGCAGTTGCGGTATATGCATCTCCGGAATTTGACGAAGATGATCTTGGAGCATTTATTGATGGTGCTGTTACAGTGTGTGAGCAGGCCCAGACGGAGTACATTGGTGGTGACCTCGATAGACATGATGAATTTACTGTGGTATCCACGGCAATTGGAGAGACGGACTCACCTGTGTACAGATCCGGAGCGCAAGTTGGAGACAAGGTCTGTGTGACAGGCACACTGGGGAGAACAGCGGCAGCAATAGAATTATTTGAACAGGGCAAAACAACAACCGCAAACGAGCTATTTCAATTTCAGCCACGCATCGCTGCCGGAAAAATACTCGGGACGTATGCAACGGCGATGATTGACTCGAGTGATGGGTTAGCAAGGTCGGTCCACCAACTCGCTACTGCATCCGATTGTGGAATATCACTACAGTCAAGTGAGATCCCAGTTGCATCAGAACTACGAAGGACAGCAAGTGCAGACGAACGGTTACATCAAGCAATAACCTTTGGTGAAGACTTTGAGCTGGTATGTACAATTCCAGAAGAAGATGCAGACAAGGCGATTGAAAAAACACCAGTACCCGTATCTATAATCGGAGAAGTAACAGAGACAGGAGTTACTATTGATGATACCCCACTTGCTGATGAGGGATATACGCACTGAGGAAAGTCCATGTACAGGCGGTACAAGGCGACTGCCCCGGGGCTTGACCCCCGGGGTGAGTTCACGACGGATAAACGGTTATTGGACCTGAATTGGGATAGGTGCAAAGCATAGTGCTGCAAGAGCGAACGCAACAATGCCAATGATTTTTCTTTTCGGGCCAAGCGTGTCACTATCACGAACAGGATTAGCTGGACCAGCAAATGCAACAAGGAGTGCTAATCCTCCCCAGACAATCCAAACGAAGATACTCTGGAAAGCAACGTCATAAAAGAAGTACAGCACACCAGCAAGACCAAACAATGCACCTGGAACCAGCGACGCGATTGTTTCCTGGTACTCAGCCGCAAGTGCACGAACAATATGCCCTCCATCAAGCTGACCAACAGGAATCATGTTAAGGAAAGTAACAAACATACCAACCCATCCGCCGATAACAACAGGGTGAACCATCTTTGTAGGGTCCTCATAATACAACTGCTGGCCAGTTATCCACGCAAGAATTTCCATTAATGGAGGGTAGCCAAGTTCAATTTCGACTGCATTCTCGGCTTCGACAACCGTTTCTGGAACAGTGACAGGACCTAAAAACAATCCAATAGTCGTTACAATAATCGTGGCAATGATACCAGCGATCGGTCCAGCAACACCAATATCGAATAATGCACGTCGGTCTGGGATACGACCCCTAAGTCGAATAACTGCTCCCATTGTTCCAATCAATGTAGGAATAGGGATGAAATACGGCAGCGTTACATTCACACTGTGATATCGGCCAAGAACATAGTGACCGAGCTCATGAATACCTAATACGGTCAAGATTGCTGCCGCAAACGGCCAGCCACGCCAGATTTGTAGTGGCTCACTGGTGACATCAACATGGAACCACATTGCGCCAGCAAACAGAGTAGATAGTACTGTTAGGGAAAATAAGATAATATGAGTCCATGGAATACTGTTAGAGCTAGTCGGTTGTTTGGGGGTAACAACGAGAACATCTTCCCCGGTCCGTCTTGTATACTGGACTTCATATCCAGATTGTTCGAACACCGGCCAGAGATTTTCAACTATGTGATTTGGGGGGACCTGCGGAATCCCGTAATACAGAATCGCATCCTCGGTCTTATCGACATCATAAACATCAAACACTCCAGAGAGTTGGTCTGGAGAGGGGGGAGTATTAGACGACGTGGCGTCACTCATCAAGCATCAATAGCAACTGAACGTACATCAGTAATGCGATAGTTTTCCCACTGACACACAGATGGCTCAACATCACAGTCACGATGGCGTATCGTGTCGCCAGAATTCATCATCAACCGTGATTTCTTTTTTAAATATCGGGACTTCTTCTTTAAGCCGATCAATCCCATCCTCGACAGTATCGAACGCCTCTCGTCGGTGGCCTGCTAAGACAACAACATAGACAATATCATCTTCTGCTGGTATCGTCCCCGTCTTGTGATGAGCAAGAACACGATAGACCCCATCTCGGGATTCTAACTCAGAACAAAGTTCGGTAAGTCGATGCTCGGCTACATCTTCATATTTTTCAAATGTGAGATGTTCCGTCGGCGAATCTTCTGGGCCATCAAGGCGGCGAAC
This portion of the Salinarchaeum sp. IM2453 genome encodes:
- a CDS encoding site-2 protease family protein → MSDATSSNTPPSPDQLSGVFDVYDVDKTEDAILYYGIPQVPPNHIVENLWPVFEQSGYEVQYTRRTGEDVLVVTPKQPTSSNSIPWTHIILFSLTVLSTLFAGAMWFHVDVTSEPLQIWRGWPFAAAILTVLGIHELGHYVLGRYHSVNVTLPYFIPIPTLIGTMGAVIRLRGRIPDRRALFDIGVAGPIAGIIATIIVTTIGLFLGPVTVPETVVEAENAVEIELGYPPLMEILAWITGQQLYYEDPTKMVHPVVIGGWVGMFVTFLNMIPVGQLDGGHIVRALAAEYQETIASLVPGALFGLAGVLYFFYDVAFQSIFVWIVWGGLALLVAFAGPANPVRDSDTLGPKRKIIGIVAFALAALCFAPIPIQVQ
- the thiL gene encoding thiamine-phosphate kinase produces the protein MDESAALAMLAEKLEHAGDDAAVIDNLVITTDMLHAKTDFPDGVSHYTAGWRSVGASLSDVAAMGATGKGAVAVYASPEFDEDDLGAFIDGAVTVCEQAQTEYIGGDLDRHDEFTVVSTAIGETDSPVYRSGAQVGDKVCVTGTLGRTAAAIELFEQGKTTTANELFQFQPRIAAGKILGTYATAMIDSSDGLARSVHQLATASDCGISLQSSEIPVASELRRTASADERLHQAITFGEDFELVCTIPEEDADKAIEKTPVPVSIIGEVTETGVTIDDTPLADEGYTH